The Pseudomonadota bacterium DNA window TCTCTCTTTCCCGCGGACTCAGGGATTGAATGGGACCTTCGGCATGAGCTTTTTTCCCATCAAGGAGCATTTCTCCGGCCAGGGTTTCTGAAAGTCGGTGGCTCAAGAATTTCCGGCCGCGATGGACGATGGTGATCGCTTCAAGGACCTCCTGCCCGGCGGATTCCTTGAGAAGGTAGCCGGAGGCGCCGGCATTGAATGAGTTATGAATATATTCCGCCGTGGCATGCATCGAAAGCATCACCACTTTGCAGTCCGGACAGAGTTCACCAATTTTTCGGGTAGCCTCGATGCCGTTCATTTCCTCCATTGCAATATCCATCACGATCACATCCGGACGGAGGTTTTCGGCCATCTTGATGGCCTGTCGGCCATTGGCGGCCTCGCCGACCACTTCAATGGTTTCATAGGAGGCAAGAAGACTGCTCAAGCCTTCACGCACCAGTCGGTGGTCATCGACAAGCAGAACTCTAATTTTCTTCATAATGTCTCTATTCATCCTTCGGGTATACGTCTCGATGTCTCGTGAACTCTCTTTCGCCCAGGGGGCATAAGTTTCGGATAAGCAGGCACGCTGCTTAACTTAACTAATCGGTATGAGCAGACAAGCGCATCAACTTCAGTTTTACACCTCAACAATTAATTTTGCCCCTTTGCCTTTGGCCGATTCTATGGA harbors:
- a CDS encoding response regulator transcription factor; translation: MKKIRVLLVDDHRLVREGLSSLLASYETIEVVGEAANGRQAIKMAENLRPDVIVMDIAMEEMNGIEATRKIGELCPDCKVVMLSMHATAEYIHNSFNAGASGYLLKESAGQEVLEAITIVHRGRKFLSHRLSETLAGEMLLDGKKAHAEGPIQSLSPREREIVQLVVEGKSSSEIADILFLSVKTIESYRSRLMKKLGTPNIPSLVKFAIKHGLTPLE